In Panthera uncia isolate 11264 chromosome B4, Puncia_PCG_1.0, whole genome shotgun sequence, one genomic interval encodes:
- the HDHD5 gene encoding haloacid dehalogenase-like hydrolase domain-containing 5 — protein MAVFRSLAAVGAVPGLWWGAARAAAGLRGRCPRRGYAADSAQSAPTFGFLLDIDGVLVRGHRVIPAALEAFRRLVNSHGQLRVPVVFVTNAGNILQQSKAQELSALLGFKVEPDQVILSHSPMKLFSQYHNKRMLVSGQGPLVENARVLGFENVVTVDELRMAFPVLDMVDLQRRPKTTPLLRNDFPAIEGVLLLGEPIRWETSLQLIMDVLLSNGNPGTGLATAPYPHLPVLASNMDLLWMAEARMPRFGHGTFLLCLETIYRKMTGKELRYEGLMGKPSVLTYQYAEDLIRQQAERRGWVAPIRKLYAIGDNPMSDVYGANLFHKYLQMVKHDGAEKQGAGGLWRQRPSATQSCASILVCTGVYNPKGPEPTQPVQGAEEAPFHGHRDFSFSPGLMEASHIVNDVNEAVQLVFHKEGWIL, from the exons AGCGCGCCCACTTTTGGGTTCCTGTTGGACATCGATGGAGTGCTGGTGCGGGGTCACAGAGTGATCCCTGCTGCTCTGGAAGCATTCCGTAGGCTGGTGAACTCTCATGGGCAGCTGCGGGTGCCCGTGGTCTTTGTCACGAATGCTGGGAACATCTTACAACAGAGCAAAGCCCAGGAGCTGTCAGCCCTGCTGGGGTTCAAG GTGGAGCCAGACCAAGTCATTCTCTCTCACAGCCCCATGAAGCTCTTCTCCCAATATCACAACAAGCGGATGCTGGTGTCTGGGCAGGGGCCCCTGGTGGAAAATGCCCGAGT ACTGGGCTTTGAGAATGTGGTTACTGTGGATGAGCTGCGAATGGCCTTTCCTGTGCTTGACATGGTGGATCTCCAGCGGCGGCCAAAGACCACG CCCCTTCTAAGGAACGACTTCCCTGCCATTGAAG GGGTACTCCTCCTTGGGGAGCCAATCCGCTGGGAGACCAGCCTGCAGCTGATCATGGATGTCCTTCTCAGCAATGGGAACCCTGGGACTGGTCTGGCAACAGCCCCCTATCCCCATCTTCCTGTCCTGGCCAGCAACATGGATCTCCTTTGGATGGCTGAAGCTAGGATgcccag GTTTGGCCATGGCACCTTTTTGCTGTGCCTGGAAACCATTTACCGAAAAATGACGGGCAAAGAGCTGCGATACGAAGGCCTGATGGGCAAACCCAGCGTCCTCACTTACCAGTATGCAGAGGACCTGATCAGGCAGCAGGCGGAGAGGCGGGGCTGGGTGGCCCCCATTCGGAAACTCTATGCTATTGG TGATAATCCTATGTCTGATGTCTACGGTGCCAACCTGTTCCACAAGTACCTGCAGATGGTGAAGCATGATGGGGCAGAGAAGCAGGGGGCTGGTGGCTTGTGGAGGCAACGACCCTCAGCAACGCAGAGCTGCGCCTCTATCCTGGTGTGCACTGGTGTGTACAATCCCAAGGGTCCAGAGCCTACCCAGCCTGTCCAGGGTGCAGAGGAGGCTCCATTCCATGGGCACCGGGACTTCAGCTTCAGCCCGGGGCTCATGGAGGCATCCCACATCGTGAATGATGTGAACGAGGCGGTGCAGCTGGTTTTCCACAAGGAGGGTTGGATTTTATAG